Proteins encoded in a region of the Mycolicibacterium neoaurum genome:
- a CDS encoding ABC transporter ATP-binding protein, translated as MSVAVELQELTRTFGSVRALDGLNLRIEPGELVALLGPSGCGKTTAMRILAGLEEATSGKVLIDGRDISRVPANKRDMGMVFQAYSLFPHLTVLDNVAFGLKMRGVGAVERRSRAAEMLELVGLSAQSGRYADELSGGQQQRVALARALAVRPRVLLLDEPLSALDAKVRTQLRDEIRRVQLEVGTTTLFVTHDQEEALAVADRVGVMNAGRLEQLAAPAELYAHPATPFVADFVGLSNKVAATVSGGTAGLLGVKVPALPGSVDGTGVAMVRPESVTVQADPAGEATVVAVAFLGAISRVSVTLADGAALYAQMNSSAARAFAPGDRVTVGLEPGGVLVIEG; from the coding sequence GTTGAATTGCAGGAACTCACACGCACTTTCGGGTCGGTCCGCGCCCTGGACGGGCTGAATCTGCGGATCGAACCGGGGGAGCTGGTGGCCCTGCTCGGGCCGTCGGGGTGTGGCAAAACCACCGCGATGCGCATCCTGGCCGGCCTCGAGGAGGCGACGTCGGGAAAGGTGCTCATCGACGGCCGCGATATCAGCAGGGTCCCGGCGAACAAGCGCGATATGGGGATGGTTTTCCAGGCCTACAGCCTGTTCCCGCATCTGACGGTGCTCGACAACGTCGCCTTCGGTCTGAAGATGCGCGGGGTGGGCGCCGTCGAACGACGTTCGCGGGCGGCCGAAATGCTGGAGCTGGTCGGGCTGTCAGCCCAGTCGGGACGCTATGCCGACGAGCTGTCCGGCGGTCAGCAGCAACGGGTGGCGCTGGCCCGTGCGCTGGCGGTGCGTCCGCGGGTGCTGCTGCTCGATGAGCCGCTCTCGGCGCTGGACGCCAAGGTGCGCACGCAGCTGCGTGATGAGATTCGCCGGGTGCAGCTGGAGGTGGGGACGACGACGCTGTTCGTCACCCACGATCAGGAGGAGGCGCTCGCCGTCGCCGACCGGGTCGGCGTGATGAACGCAGGTCGCCTGGAGCAACTCGCCGCCCCGGCCGAGCTGTACGCCCACCCGGCGACCCCGTTCGTCGCGGATTTCGTCGGGCTCAGCAACAAGGTGGCCGCCACGGTGTCCGGTGGCACGGCCGGCTTGCTCGGCGTGAAGGTCCCCGCGCTGCCCGGATCGGTGGACGGAACGGGTGTGGCGATGGTGCGCCCTGAGTCGGTGACCGTGCAGGCCGATCCGGCGGGTGAGGCGACGGTGGTCGCGGTGGCGTTCCTCGGCGCGATATCGCGGGTCAGCGTGACATTGGCAGACGGTGCGGCGCTCTATGCCCAGATGAACAGTTCGGCGGCACGGGCTTTCGCGCCGGGCGATCGGGTCACCGTGGGGCTTGAGCCGGGCGGCGTGCTCGTCATCGAAGGGTAG
- a CDS encoding orotate phosphoribosyltransferase — translation MQRPDSWQAAFDLIRTRAHERREEPFKLVSGQLSHDYIDGKHAIDNGERLTTVSRAVADLAAAHGIEFDAVGGLTMGADPLAHGIAMVTGAAWFSVRKEQKQRGREQWIEGTRLSPGDRVLLVDDVISTGGSTKKAYDRVLEVGVMVTGVIPMVDRGDVAADLFGGLGVPFAALVTYRDLGIDPVKAV, via the coding sequence ATGCAACGTCCGGACAGCTGGCAGGCCGCCTTCGATCTCATTCGCACCCGAGCCCACGAGCGGCGCGAGGAGCCGTTCAAGCTGGTGAGCGGCCAGCTGAGCCACGACTACATCGACGGCAAGCACGCCATCGACAACGGTGAGCGGCTCACCACCGTCAGCCGTGCCGTCGCCGACCTGGCAGCCGCGCACGGTATCGAGTTCGACGCGGTCGGCGGACTGACGATGGGTGCCGATCCGCTGGCCCACGGCATCGCGATGGTCACCGGAGCGGCCTGGTTCTCGGTCCGCAAGGAACAGAAACAACGCGGCCGCGAGCAGTGGATCGAGGGCACCCGCCTCTCCCCAGGTGACCGGGTTCTGCTGGTCGACGATGTGATCAGCACCGGCGGATCGACCAAGAAGGCCTATGACCGCGTGTTGGAGGTCGGGGTGATGGTCACCGGGGTGATCCCGATGGTCGATCGCGGTGATGTCGCGGCTGACCTGTTCGGCGGTCTCGGGGTGCCCTTCGCGGCGCTGGTCACCTACCGGGATCTGGGTATCGACCCGGTCAAGGCCGTCTGA
- a CDS encoding HugZ family protein, whose protein sequence is MADLRDHGDPGDAPSIPPPTAPVSDATRPSAAEEARTIAASTNTATLATLTAEGDPWASFVTYGLHEGAPVLCVSNLAEHGRNLAGDQRASIAIVAPEAPDDPLASGRITLAGVVTRPTGAALDAARQAHLDAVPAAKYYIDYSDFTLWVLDVQRVRWVGGYGRMDSTTGADYTAAAPDPVAPHAAGAIAHLNADHADALTAMARALGGYPDATAATCTGADRYGLDLRVDTPRGIAYTRAGYLKPIDAIGELRAAAVELTRRAQRA, encoded by the coding sequence ATGGCTGATCTGCGCGACCATGGCGATCCGGGGGATGCCCCGTCGATCCCGCCACCGACGGCCCCGGTGAGCGACGCCACCCGTCCGTCGGCTGCGGAGGAGGCGCGCACCATCGCGGCGTCCACCAACACCGCAACACTGGCCACCCTGACCGCCGAAGGTGATCCGTGGGCATCCTTCGTCACCTACGGTCTGCACGAGGGCGCACCGGTGCTGTGCGTGTCCAACCTCGCCGAACACGGCCGCAACCTCGCCGGTGACCAGCGGGCGAGTATTGCCATCGTGGCGCCGGAGGCCCCGGACGATCCGCTGGCATCGGGTCGCATCACGCTGGCCGGTGTGGTCACCCGGCCCACCGGCGCCGCGCTGGACGCCGCCCGGCAGGCCCACCTCGACGCGGTACCCGCCGCCAAGTACTACATCGACTACAGCGATTTCACGTTGTGGGTGCTCGATGTGCAGCGCGTGCGCTGGGTCGGTGGTTACGGCCGGATGGATTCCACCACCGGGGCGGATTACACCGCCGCCGCACCCGACCCCGTCGCGCCGCACGCCGCGGGCGCCATCGCCCACCTCAACGCCGACCACGCCGATGCGCTGACGGCCATGGCCCGTGCCCTCGGCGGATATCCCGATGCCACCGCCGCGACCTGCACCGGGGCCGACCGATACGGCCTCGACTTGCGGGTGGACACACCCCGCGGCATCGCCTACACCAGGGCCGGTTACCTCAAGCCCATCGATGCCATCGGCGAGTTGCGTGCGGCCGCAGTGGAATTGACGCGCCGGGCTCAGCGGGCCTGA